The window TCGCGCAGCTCGCCGGCATGTCCACCGACTACTACGCCCGGCTGGAACAGCGGCGTGCTCCGCAGCCCTCCGTCCAGATCACCGAAGCGCTCGCCAGGGCGCTGCGGCTGACCCTGGACGAACGCGACCATCTCTTCGTGCTCATCGGCCACAACGCCCCGGCCCGCTTCCTGCGCTCGGAGCATGTCAGCCCGACGCTGATGCGGGTCCTGGACCGCCTGGACGACTCGCCGGCCCTGGTGCAGACCGATCTGGTCGACACCCTCGCGATGAACCCCTTGGCCGTCGCGCTGCTCGGCGACCAGACCCGCCACACCGGCCTGGCCCGCAGTGCCTACTACCGCTGGTTCATGGACCCGGCCGAACGTCTGATGGTTCCCGAGGAGAGCCGCGAGCGCCACGGCCGCGCCCAGGCAGCACGTCTGCGGGCCGCGCTCACAGCCGGCAGCGACACCCCGCGAGCCGCCCGGATCCTCGCCGAACTCCAGGAGTACAGCCC of the Streptomyces aurantiacus genome contains:
- a CDS encoding helix-turn-helix transcriptional regulator codes for the protein MDRKELAEFLRHRREALRPRDVGLVEGARRRTQGLRREEVAQLAGMSTDYYARLEQRRAPQPSVQITEALARALRLTLDERDHLFVLIGHNAPARFLRSEHVSPTLMRVLDRLDDSPALVQTDLVDTLAMNPLAVALLGDQTRHTGLARSAYYRWFMDPAERLMVPEESRERHGRAQAARLRAALTAGSDTPRAARILAELQEYSPEFVRMWELQEVARRYEDCKTILHPELGRIDVDAQVLFTENRAQTLVVLTTRPGTESHSKLGLLSVIGHQQLAP